One genomic segment of Bradyrhizobium prioriisuperbiae includes these proteins:
- a CDS encoding alpha-D-ribose 1-methylphosphonate 5-triphosphate diphosphatase, which yields MKSNPYDSGAGAKSATVLGNARIVLADRVIERGWVAMDGGHIAEFGEGQAPAGSDDAAGDLIMPGLIELHTDHLEAHYVPRPKVHWDPVAAVVSYDGQLATCGITTVLDSLRIGNEADVADASGQAEILATAISSAREANLLRADHFLHLRCETPMPSTVEEAKRLIDRPDIRLMSLMDHTPGQRQFRDEGKLRDYYRGKTGGFTDAQLDEMFARRHACQLAYAETNTRAIVSLAHEHGIPLASHDDTTDDNVREAIRDRVAVAEFPTTIEAARGLHRVGIGILMGAPNVVRGGSHSGNIAAVDLAREGLLDILSSDYVPSSLLMAALQLPQHVPAIDLSAAIRTVTKRPADAVGLSDRGEIAVGKRADLIRVHVAGNASVVRSVWREGLRVA from the coding sequence ATGAAATCGAATCCGTACGATAGCGGAGCCGGAGCAAAGTCCGCGACGGTTCTTGGAAACGCCAGGATCGTGCTGGCCGACCGGGTGATCGAACGCGGTTGGGTTGCCATGGACGGCGGCCACATTGCCGAGTTCGGCGAGGGGCAGGCCCCGGCCGGCAGCGACGATGCCGCGGGTGACCTGATCATGCCGGGCCTGATCGAGCTGCATACCGATCATCTCGAAGCCCACTATGTGCCGCGGCCGAAAGTTCACTGGGACCCGGTCGCCGCGGTTGTTTCGTACGACGGGCAGCTGGCGACCTGCGGCATCACCACGGTGCTGGATTCGCTGCGGATCGGGAACGAGGCGGATGTTGCTGATGCCTCGGGACAGGCCGAGATCCTCGCAACCGCAATCTCTTCCGCCCGCGAGGCTAATCTGCTGCGCGCGGATCATTTCCTGCATCTGCGCTGCGAAACCCCGATGCCCAGCACGGTCGAAGAGGCAAAGCGGCTGATCGACCGGCCGGACATCCGGCTGATGTCATTGATGGACCATACCCCGGGCCAGCGCCAGTTTCGAGATGAGGGCAAGCTGCGGGATTATTATCGTGGCAAGACCGGAGGCTTTACCGACGCTCAGCTCGACGAGATGTTCGCGCGCCGGCATGCCTGCCAGTTGGCCTATGCCGAAACCAACACGCGCGCGATTGTCTCACTCGCTCACGAGCATGGGATTCCACTCGCCAGCCATGACGACACCACGGATGACAATGTGCGCGAGGCCATCCGCGACCGCGTGGCGGTTGCGGAATTTCCGACCACCATCGAAGCTGCGCGCGGGTTGCATCGGGTCGGCATCGGCATCCTGATGGGAGCGCCGAATGTGGTGCGCGGCGGCTCGCACTCCGGCAACATTGCCGCGGTCGATCTCGCCCGCGAAGGCCTGCTGGATATCCTGTCGTCGGACTACGTTCCCTCGAGCCTGCTGATGGCGGCGCTGCAGTTGCCGCAGCACGTGCCCGCAATCGACCTGTCGGCAGCGATCCGCACTGTGACCAAGCGGCCGGCGGATGCGGTCGGTCTGTCCGATCGCGGCGAGATCGCGGTCGGCAAGCGCGCCGACCTGATCCGCGTGCACGTGGCCGGCAATGCCTCCGTGGTGCGCAGCGTCTGGCGTGAAGGGTTGCGGGTGGCGTGA
- the phnG gene encoding phosphonate C-P lyase system protein PhnG encodes MSINQPGSDGRAEKRRQAAMAVLAHAQTAEIAQRLAPLPLPSHDNLREPENGLVMVRGRIGGDGAPFNLGEATVSRAAVRLASGEVGFGYTLGRDRGKAELIALCDALIQTSAHAETIEAEVIAPLQAQMIADRQRRAAETAATRVDFYTLVRGEG; translated from the coding sequence ATGTCAATCAATCAGCCCGGATCCGACGGCCGCGCCGAGAAGCGCCGGCAAGCCGCTATGGCGGTGCTGGCGCATGCGCAGACGGCGGAGATCGCGCAGCGTCTGGCCCCGCTGCCGCTACCATCCCACGACAATCTGCGCGAGCCCGAGAACGGTCTCGTCATGGTGCGCGGCCGCATCGGCGGCGACGGTGCGCCGTTCAATCTCGGCGAAGCCACGGTGTCGCGCGCGGCGGTGCGGCTGGCGAGCGGAGAGGTCGGGTTCGGCTATACGCTCGGCCGCGACCGGGGGAAGGCTGAGCTGATCGCGCTGTGTGATGCGCTGATCCAGACCAGCGCGCACGCCGAGACGATCGAGGCAGAGGTGATCGCGCCGTTACAGGCGCAGATGATCGCCGATCGCCAGCGCAGGGCAGCGGAAACCGCGGCAACGCGGGTCGATTTCTACACACTCGTGCGTGGTGAGGGTTGA
- the phnN gene encoding phosphonate metabolism protein/1,5-bisphosphokinase (PRPP-forming) PhnN yields the protein MPATAGRLVLIVGPSGAGKDTLINLAQAACAHDNGIVFPRRVVTRQASEHEANDSVSPEQFELALARDAFALHWDAHGLRYGVPRAIDDDLAAGRIVVVNVSRTVIAPARQSYGNVTVVLITAPPDVLASRLALRQRASDGRLDARLGRTVDMSSASPDVTISNIGGAEDHARDLLAIIRGDQIDRA from the coding sequence ATGCCCGCCACGGCCGGGCGGCTGGTGCTGATCGTCGGCCCCAGTGGAGCCGGCAAGGATACGCTGATCAATCTGGCTCAGGCTGCTTGCGCGCATGATAATGGAATCGTGTTTCCCCGGCGGGTGGTGACGCGACAGGCTTCGGAGCACGAGGCGAATGATTCGGTCAGCCCGGAGCAGTTCGAGTTGGCGCTGGCACGGGATGCATTCGCGTTGCATTGGGATGCGCATGGCCTGCGTTATGGCGTCCCGCGGGCGATCGACGATGATCTGGCGGCCGGGCGCATCGTGGTGGTCAATGTCTCCCGCACGGTGATCGCGCCGGCCCGACAATCCTATGGAAACGTAACGGTCGTGTTGATCACGGCGCCGCCGGACGTTCTTGCGAGCCGGCTGGCCCTGCGCCAGCGCGCCAGCGACGGCCGCCTGGACGCAAGGCTCGGGCGGACGGTCGATATGTCCAGCGCGTCGCCCGACGTGACCATCAGCAATATCGGCGGCGCCGAAGATCATGCGCGCGACCTGCTGGCAATCATTCGGGGTGATCAGATCGACCGCGCGTGA
- the phnE gene encoding phosphonate ABC transporter, permease protein PhnE, with amino-acid sequence MTRKQLLDPSHSHDELRARYATVFNPSLKSRLIAPAILVAAIGLFIFGLVDLDFSPARMMAGLHQLGWFVTLMIPPNPGSSLPAYLTAMGETLSIAVLGTTIAAVVALPVSLLAARNIVPSNIFRFPVRRFLDSIRGVDQLIWALVWINVVGLGPFAGVLAIAVSDFGAFGKLFSEAIEGADKKPVEGIRASGGSALHEIRFGLMPQVLPVIAGQVLYFIESNVRSATIIGIVGAGGIGLQLAEQIRVLEWQKVSFLILMILVTVALIDWISSRLRFAIIGKRAIA; translated from the coding sequence ATGACACGGAAGCAGCTGCTCGATCCCTCGCATTCGCATGACGAGCTTCGGGCACGTTACGCGACCGTCTTCAACCCATCGCTGAAGTCGCGCCTGATCGCGCCGGCGATCCTCGTTGCCGCCATCGGGTTGTTCATTTTCGGCCTGGTCGATCTCGATTTCTCACCCGCACGGATGATGGCGGGCCTGCATCAGCTCGGTTGGTTCGTCACACTGATGATCCCGCCGAACCCGGGCAGCTCGTTGCCGGCCTATCTGACGGCGATGGGCGAAACGCTTTCGATCGCCGTGCTGGGGACGACTATCGCTGCCGTGGTTGCGCTGCCGGTGAGTTTGCTGGCAGCCCGCAATATCGTGCCGTCCAATATCTTCCGGTTTCCCGTCCGCCGGTTCCTGGACTCCATTCGCGGCGTCGATCAACTGATCTGGGCGCTGGTCTGGATCAACGTGGTCGGGCTCGGCCCGTTCGCCGGCGTGCTGGCGATCGCGGTTTCCGATTTCGGCGCCTTCGGCAAGCTGTTCTCGGAGGCGATCGAGGGGGCCGACAAGAAGCCGGTTGAGGGCATTCGCGCCTCCGGCGGCTCGGCGCTGCATGAAATCCGCTTTGGACTGATGCCGCAGGTGCTGCCGGTGATCGCGGGACAGGTGCTCTATTTCATCGAGTCCAACGTGCGCTCGGCGACCATTATCGGCATTGTCGGCGCGGGTGGCATCGGCCTGCAACTGGCGGAGCAGATCCGTGTGCTGGAATGGCAGAAGGTGTCGTTCCTGATCCTGATGATCCTGGTCACGGTGGCCCTGATCGACTGGATTTCCAGCCGGCTCCGATTCGCCATTATAGGAAAGCGCGCGATCGCCTGA
- the phnL gene encoding phosphonate C-P lyase system protein PhnL produces MTPIDITSIETRAMIDIKSAGKSFVMHLQGGITLPVVRNVSFHVDAGECVVLSGPSGAGKSSILKMIFGNYRCDEGVIGIRHAGARIDLARSEPRQVLDVRRKTIGYVSQFLRAVPRVPTLDVVAEPLLVNGMDRAEARQRAGLLLRRLNIPERLWQLPPSTFSGGEQQRVNIARGFISDLPILLLDEPTASLDAANRAVVVELIAAKKRDGVAMVAIVHDDEMRQLIADRIVDVTSFAAAA; encoded by the coding sequence ATGACCCCGATTGATATCACTTCGATTGAGACCCGCGCGATGATCGACATCAAGAGCGCGGGCAAAAGCTTCGTCATGCACCTGCAGGGTGGCATCACGCTGCCCGTGGTCCGCAACGTGTCGTTCCACGTCGACGCGGGTGAATGTGTCGTGCTGTCCGGCCCGTCAGGTGCCGGCAAATCGTCGATCCTGAAGATGATCTTCGGCAACTACCGCTGCGATGAAGGCGTGATCGGTATCCGCCATGCCGGCGCGCGGATCGACCTGGCGCGGTCCGAGCCGCGGCAGGTACTTGATGTCCGCCGCAAGACCATCGGTTATGTCAGCCAGTTCCTGCGCGCGGTGCCCCGCGTTCCGACCCTTGATGTGGTGGCCGAACCGCTATTGGTGAATGGCATGGACCGCGCCGAGGCGCGCCAGCGTGCCGGATTGCTGCTGCGCCGGCTCAACATCCCCGAGCGTCTCTGGCAGCTGCCGCCGTCGACATTTTCCGGTGGCGAACAACAGCGCGTCAACATCGCGCGCGGCTTCATCTCCGATCTGCCGATTCTGCTGCTCGACGAGCCGACCGCCTCGCTCGATGCCGCGAATCGTGCTGTGGTCGTTGAGCTGATCGCTGCCAAGAAGCGCGACGGGGTTGCCATGGTCGCCATTGTCCACGACGACGAGATGCGCCAGTTGATTGCTGACCGGATTGTCGACGTGACGTCATTCGCCGCCGCGGCTTGA
- the phnE gene encoding phosphonate ABC transporter, permease protein PhnE — MPLAISTLPDQQLNALKHAYRKMVARKRRQSAVTTVVIVVVLFVAAIGADVDLRTLTAKIANFTSYFDRILTLDGGARVWTDIGEWFWGWKKWLSLLGETVLISYVGTLAGAVVAFSLNFLAAANTAPTPWLRFAVRRLLEFCRTVPSIVFALIFVIAFGLGPMAGVLAIAIHSAGALGKLFSEIVENVDMKPVEGVRATGASWIACMRFAVLPQTMAGFASYTLLRFEINVREASVMGFVGAGGIGQELVVAVRKFYYSDVSAILALIIVTVFVIDITTGWVRGHFLGRERRA; from the coding sequence ATGCCCCTGGCGATTTCCACTCTTCCGGATCAGCAGCTCAATGCGCTGAAGCACGCCTATCGCAAGATGGTTGCGCGCAAGCGCCGACAATCCGCTGTGACCACGGTCGTCATTGTCGTTGTGCTTTTTGTGGCGGCGATCGGTGCCGACGTCGATCTCCGAACGCTGACGGCGAAGATTGCGAACTTCACCAGTTATTTCGATCGCATTCTGACCCTCGATGGTGGCGCGCGGGTCTGGACCGACATTGGCGAGTGGTTCTGGGGCTGGAAGAAGTGGCTGTCGCTGCTGGGCGAAACCGTTCTGATCAGCTATGTCGGGACGCTGGCCGGCGCGGTCGTCGCTTTCTCGCTCAATTTCCTGGCCGCGGCGAACACCGCGCCGACGCCTTGGCTGCGCTTTGCAGTGCGCCGCCTTCTGGAATTCTGCCGCACCGTTCCGAGCATCGTGTTCGCGCTGATTTTTGTTATCGCCTTCGGTCTCGGGCCCATGGCCGGGGTGCTGGCTATCGCCATCCATTCCGCCGGTGCGCTCGGCAAGCTGTTTTCCGAGATTGTCGAGAATGTCGATATGAAGCCGGTCGAGGGCGTTCGCGCCACCGGCGCGAGCTGGATCGCCTGCATGCGTTTTGCGGTGCTGCCGCAGACCATGGCCGGTTTCGCCAGCTACACGCTGCTGCGCTTTGAAATCAACGTCCGCGAAGCGTCCGTGATGGGGTTTGTCGGTGCCGGCGGCATCGGCCAGGAACTCGTGGTCGCGGTGCGCAAGTTCTATTATTCCGACGTCAGCGCCATCCTCGCGTTGATCATCGTCACGGTCTTTGTCATCGATATCACGACAGGCTGGGTTCGCGGGCATTTCCTTGGCCGGGAGCGCCGCGCATGA
- the phnD gene encoding phosphonate ABC transporter substrate-binding protein, giving the protein MITRRIVLAGAAALAFVASPALAQDWKAKYPELTFAVVPAENASGVTERWTPFVSYLAKELGVKVTLRIANDYAAVIEGQRSGNIQIASYGSASFARARLTGVKTDAFANDINADGSTGYYSMFFVKATSSYQKIDDLKGKNLGLVDPNSTSGNNVPRFELDKMGIADADTYFGKVVFTGSHENALLALSQGTVDVAANQWTNDDDSTLQQMLTKGMLKNADGTPMKKTDFRIIHKSAPIINGPYAYNSDLPEDLKAAIAKAFQDAPTKNKAAFDRLSDGQKKGFHPATTKDWDGTVELIKFVDSLRKKKAS; this is encoded by the coding sequence ATGATCACCCGTCGTATCGTTCTGGCCGGCGCTGCTGCGCTGGCTTTTGTCGCTTCCCCCGCGCTGGCGCAGGACTGGAAGGCAAAATATCCCGAACTGACCTTTGCCGTGGTGCCGGCGGAGAATGCCTCCGGCGTGACCGAGCGCTGGACCCCGTTCGTTAGCTATCTGGCGAAAGAGCTGGGCGTGAAGGTCACGCTGCGCATCGCCAACGACTACGCCGCCGTGATCGAAGGGCAGCGCTCCGGCAACATCCAGATCGCGAGCTATGGCTCCGCCTCGTTCGCCCGCGCCCGCCTGACCGGCGTCAAGACCGATGCGTTCGCCAACGACATCAACGCTGATGGCAGCACCGGCTACTATTCGATGTTCTTCGTCAAGGCGACGAGCTCCTATCAGAAAATCGACGATCTGAAGGGCAAGAACCTCGGTCTGGTCGATCCGAACTCGACCTCCGGCAACAACGTGCCGCGCTTCGAGCTCGACAAGATGGGCATTGCCGATGCCGACACCTATTTCGGCAAGGTGGTCTTCACCGGCAGCCATGAGAACGCGTTGCTGGCGCTGTCCCAGGGCACCGTCGATGTCGCGGCCAACCAGTGGACCAACGATGACGATTCGACGCTGCAGCAGATGCTGACCAAGGGCATGCTGAAGAATGCCGACGGCACCCCGATGAAAAAGACCGACTTCCGCATCATCCACAAGTCGGCGCCGATCATCAACGGACCCTACGCCTACAATTCGGACCTCCCGGAAGACCTGAAGGCCGCGATCGCCAAGGCGTTCCAGGATGCGCCGACCAAGAACAAGGCGGCGTTTGACCGGCTGTCCGACGGCCAGAAGAAGGGCTTCCATCCCGCCACCACCAAGGATTGGGATGGCACGGTCGAACTGATCAAGTTCGTCGACAGCCTGCGCAAGAAGAAGGCGTCCTGA
- the phnH gene encoding phosphonate C-P lyase system protein PhnH — MTTVAELPTKYAEKVLSAQAIFRSVMDAMARPGSVQHIEPVTGAPAPMMRGTAAIAMTLFDHDTPIWLDPAMAATPDVGKWLKFHTSAPVVEDAGISSFALIGDAAALPALDRFALGSGEYPDRSTTLILQVASLTQGLAVELRGPGIDGVTMLRAALQPSDLVERLAINADLFPRGIDVVLVADDAVVALPRTTRLVVKEG, encoded by the coding sequence ATGACGACGGTTGCAGAGCTGCCGACGAAATACGCCGAGAAAGTGCTGTCGGCGCAGGCCATATTCCGCTCGGTGATGGACGCCATGGCGCGCCCGGGCAGCGTCCAGCACATCGAGCCTGTGACCGGCGCTCCGGCGCCGATGATGCGCGGCACGGCTGCGATCGCAATGACGCTGTTCGATCACGATACGCCGATCTGGCTCGATCCGGCGATGGCGGCTACCCCTGACGTGGGAAAATGGCTCAAGTTTCACACCAGCGCGCCGGTGGTCGAGGACGCTGGCATCAGCAGTTTCGCCCTGATCGGCGATGCCGCGGCGCTTCCCGCGCTGGATCGGTTCGCGCTGGGCAGCGGTGAATATCCGGACCGTTCGACCACCCTGATCCTGCAGGTGGCGAGCCTCACACAGGGGCTGGCCGTCGAGTTGCGCGGTCCCGGCATCGACGGGGTGACCATGCTGCGGGCTGCATTGCAGCCGTCGGATCTGGTCGAGCGGCTGGCCATCAATGCGGACCTGTTCCCGCGTGGCATCGATGTCGTCCTGGTGGCTGATGATGCCGTGGTCGCTCTGCCGCGCACCACGCGCCTGGTCGTAAAGGAGGGTTGA
- a CDS encoding alpha-D-ribose 1-methylphosphonate 5-phosphate C-P-lyase PhnJ, whose product MNAPAYNFAYLDEQTKRMIRRAILKAIAIPGYQVPFASREMPMPYGWGTGGVQVTAAILGPDDRLKVIDQGSDDTTNAISIRKFFAKTAGVETTTSTEDATVIQTRHRIPEAQLHEGQVLVYQVPIPEPLRFLEPRETETRRMHALAEYGLMHVKLYEDIARHGHIATSYAYPVKVNARYVMDPSPTPKFDNPKMDNSPALQLFGAGREKRIYAIPPYTSVVSLDFEDHPFTRYRFDAPCALCGAADSYLDEIVTDDKGGRMFVCSDTDYCETRQAAGHRGTESAPPHAEHRHD is encoded by the coding sequence ATGAACGCGCCAGCCTATAATTTCGCTTATCTCGACGAGCAGACCAAGCGCATGATCCGCCGCGCGATCCTGAAGGCGATCGCGATCCCGGGCTATCAGGTGCCGTTCGCCAGCCGCGAAATGCCGATGCCCTACGGCTGGGGCACCGGCGGCGTGCAGGTGACCGCGGCGATCCTTGGTCCCGACGACCGGCTGAAGGTGATCGATCAGGGGTCCGACGACACCACCAATGCGATTTCGATCCGGAAATTCTTTGCCAAGACCGCCGGCGTCGAGACCACGACCAGCACGGAAGACGCGACCGTGATCCAGACCCGGCACCGCATCCCCGAAGCCCAGCTGCACGAGGGGCAGGTGCTGGTCTATCAGGTTCCGATTCCCGAGCCGCTGCGTTTCCTGGAGCCGCGCGAGACGGAGACCCGCAGGATGCATGCGCTGGCCGAATATGGCCTGATGCACGTCAAGCTGTACGAGGATATCGCCCGCCACGGCCATATCGCGACGTCCTATGCTTATCCGGTCAAGGTCAACGCGCGTTATGTGATGGATCCGTCACCGACGCCGAAGTTCGACAATCCGAAAATGGACAACAGTCCCGCGCTGCAGCTGTTCGGCGCCGGCCGCGAAAAACGCATCTATGCGATCCCGCCTTATACTTCGGTGGTCTCGCTGGATTTTGAGGATCATCCGTTCACGCGGTATCGGTTCGACGCGCCCTGTGCGCTGTGCGGCGCAGCCGATTCCTACCTCGACGAGATCGTCACGGACGACAAGGGCGGCCGAATGTTCGTCTGCTCCGACACTGATTATTGCGAAACCCGCCAGGCCGCCGGCCATCGCGGCACTGAAAGCGCTCCGCCGCATGCGGAGCATCGCCATGACTGA
- the phnF gene encoding phosphonate metabolism transcriptional regulator PhnF — protein MSMQDTDSGVTLWRRVADAIERGIADGTYAAGERLPGEVEIAETYRVNRHTVRRALATLAERGFVRAERGSGTYVEAPRLAYPLRSRTRFSEIVGAGGREPRGQLIGAFTEAATRDLAKQLGLKAGAPLTRIEALRFADRTPICVGSTWLSAERFPEAGAIYERTSSLTKVLAHFGINDYRRATTRVTAAIVDAADAARLDLALGRPVLVVDKTDVDASGQPVMVSHSRFAAERVEFLVENF, from the coding sequence ATGAGCATGCAGGACACCGACTCCGGCGTGACCTTGTGGCGACGGGTGGCCGACGCCATTGAGCGCGGCATTGCCGACGGCACCTATGCCGCGGGCGAGCGGCTGCCCGGCGAAGTCGAGATTGCCGAGACCTACCGGGTCAATCGCCACACCGTGCGCCGGGCGCTGGCGACGCTGGCGGAACGCGGTTTTGTGCGGGCGGAGCGTGGCAGCGGTACCTATGTCGAGGCACCGCGTCTCGCCTACCCGCTGCGGTCGCGCACACGCTTCTCGGAAATCGTCGGAGCCGGCGGTCGCGAACCGCGCGGACAGCTGATCGGCGCGTTCACGGAAGCCGCAACGCGCGATCTGGCAAAGCAGCTCGGTCTGAAAGCCGGAGCGCCATTGACGCGGATCGAAGCGCTGAGGTTCGCCGATCGTACGCCGATCTGTGTCGGCAGCACCTGGCTATCGGCTGAGCGCTTTCCAGAAGCGGGCGCCATCTATGAACGTACGAGCTCGCTGACTAAGGTGCTGGCGCATTTCGGCATCAACGATTACCGGCGGGCAACGACTCGCGTCACCGCGGCGATCGTCGATGCCGCCGACGCGGCCCGGCTCGACCTGGCGCTGGGCCGGCCCGTCCTGGTGGTCGACAAGACTGACGTCGACGCCAGCGGCCAGCCGGTGATGGTCAGCCATTCCCGCTTCGCGGCGGAGCGCGTCGAATTCCTGGTCGAGAACTTTTAG
- a CDS encoding carbon-phosphorus lyase complex subunit PhnI: MYVAVKGGERAIENAHRLLAHERRGDRDVPEIALSQISEQLSLGVDRVMTEGSLYDRELAALAIKQARGDMIEAIFLLRAFRATLPRFGATEPVETGKMQVRRRISSTFKDIPGGQVLGPTFDYTHRLLDPELVGTSSPDQPETAEVLAVAMPRVTDILGRDGLIEPSPEGDPDVPVGDLTREPLNFPADRDLRLQNLARGDEGFLLALGYSTQRGYGRNHPFAGEIRFGEVEVEFFAEDVGFAVPLGSIALTECQMVNQFKGSATEAPCFTRGYGLAFGQSERKTMSMALVDRALRARELGEDVIAAAQDEEFVMSHSDNVQSTGFVEHLKLPHYVDFQSELGLLRKLRREFADANAPAQPVKEAAE; the protein is encoded by the coding sequence ATGTATGTCGCCGTCAAGGGAGGCGAGCGCGCCATCGAGAACGCTCATCGGCTGCTGGCGCATGAGCGCCGCGGCGATCGCGATGTGCCTGAAATTGCGCTGTCGCAGATTTCCGAACAGCTCAGCCTCGGCGTCGACCGGGTGATGACCGAAGGGTCGCTGTACGATCGCGAACTTGCGGCGCTGGCCATCAAGCAGGCGCGCGGCGACATGATCGAGGCGATTTTCCTGCTGCGTGCGTTTCGCGCGACCCTGCCGCGCTTTGGCGCGACGGAGCCGGTCGAGACCGGCAAGATGCAGGTGCGCCGCCGGATTTCCTCGACCTTCAAGGATATCCCGGGCGGTCAGGTGCTGGGACCGACCTTCGATTACACCCATCGTCTGCTGGATCCGGAGCTGGTCGGGACGTCGTCCCCGGACCAGCCGGAAACCGCCGAGGTGTTGGCTGTGGCGATGCCGCGGGTGACTGACATTCTGGGACGCGACGGCCTGATCGAGCCGTCACCCGAGGGCGATCCGGATGTTCCGGTGGGTGATCTCACCCGCGAGCCTCTGAATTTTCCGGCCGATCGCGACCTGCGCTTGCAGAATCTCGCACGCGGCGACGAGGGCTTCCTGCTGGCGTTGGGCTACTCGACGCAGCGCGGCTATGGCCGCAACCATCCCTTTGCCGGCGAGATTCGTTTCGGTGAGGTTGAGGTGGAGTTTTTTGCCGAAGACGTTGGCTTTGCCGTGCCGCTTGGTTCGATCGCATTGACCGAATGCCAGATGGTCAACCAGTTCAAGGGATCGGCCACCGAGGCGCCGTGCTTCACCCGCGGCTATGGCCTCGCATTCGGTCAGTCCGAACGCAAGACCATGTCGATGGCGCTGGTGGATCGCGCGCTGCGCGCCCGCGAACTCGGCGAAGATGTGATCGCCGCGGCGCAGGACGAGGAATTCGTGATGTCGCACTCCGACAATGTGCAGTCGACCGGCTTTGTCGAACATCTCAAGCTGCCGCACTATGTGGACTTCCAGTCAGAACTCGGCTTGCTGCGCAAGCTGCGCCGGGAGTTCGCGGATGCCAATGCGCCGGCACAGCCGGTGAAGGAGGCCGCGGAATGA
- the phnK gene encoding phosphonate C-P lyase system protein PhnK gives MTETQIMQDNERPLLVAEGLSKSYGRLQACRDISFSLYAGEVLAIVGESGSGKSTLLQLLSAQLAPTEGHVAYRMRDGVTRDLASLGEAERRFLFRTDWGFVHQDPAQGLRMGVSAGANVGERLMAVGWNHYGRIRDTASSWLERVEIGVDRIDDAPRTYSGGMRQRLQIARNLVTEPRLVFMDEPTGGLDVSVQARLLDLMRGLVTDLGLAAIVVTHDLAVARLLSHRVMVMKEGRVIETGLTDQVLDDPREPYTQLLVSSILPP, from the coding sequence ATGACTGAGACACAGATCATGCAGGATAATGAGCGGCCGCTGCTGGTGGCCGAAGGGCTCAGCAAGTCGTATGGACGGCTGCAGGCTTGCCGCGATATTTCCTTCTCACTGTACGCTGGCGAAGTGCTTGCCATTGTCGGTGAATCCGGCTCCGGCAAATCGACCCTGCTGCAACTGCTGTCGGCGCAACTGGCGCCGACCGAAGGCCATGTCGCCTATCGCATGCGCGACGGGGTGACCCGCGACCTCGCCAGTCTCGGCGAAGCCGAGCGCCGCTTCCTGTTCCGCACCGACTGGGGTTTTGTGCACCAGGATCCGGCGCAGGGGCTGCGCATGGGCGTCTCGGCCGGCGCCAATGTCGGCGAACGGCTGATGGCGGTCGGCTGGAATCATTATGGCCGTATTCGCGACACCGCGTCGTCCTGGCTGGAGCGGGTCGAGATCGGTGTCGATCGCATTGACGACGCGCCGCGTACCTATTCGGGCGGCATGCGCCAGCGTTTGCAGATCGCGCGTAACCTGGTCACCGAGCCGCGGCTGGTGTTCATGGACGAGCCGACCGGTGGCCTCGACGTTTCGGTGCAGGCGCGGCTGCTCGATCTGATGCGCGGCCTGGTCACGGATCTGGGGCTTGCGGCCATCGTCGTGACCCACGATTTGGCCGTGGCCCGGCTGCTCTCGCACCGGGTGATGGTGATGAAGGAGGGGCGGGTGATCGAAACCGGCCTGACCGACCAGGTGCTGGACGATCCGCGCGAGCCCTACACCCAGCTTCTGGTGTCCTCGATCCTGCCGCCATAG